In a genomic window of Longimicrobium terrae:
- a CDS encoding polysaccharide deacetylase family protein, whose amino-acid sequence MANDERGAVMRRVMAMRVLTMGLSVQAMAGCGGDAPREAGKAATAASADSAAARPADAADSATAAASRLPRGPYTPDSMGRVPVFEYHVIRAGPTEFHHPPEALRRDLQVLYDAGYRPVTVAEMHDRRIDQVLPAGYRAFAAVFDDADPTQFSYVESADGTLSIDPNSAVGIWTEFTRTHPGWRNAATFCVLSAGDAGGAFFGRGGIKGQKTEWRYPKMKFLAQQGFEICNHTVWHARLDKYSDAYVQEQIARLQMAVDSAVPGYRVRTLALPLGIWPKTRPLAWAGSWRDPRTGQTVRYAHDAVLEVSGGPSVSPRDPAYDGHSIDRVIAHRDVVERTVRRLEPDGAYVSAGAGR is encoded by the coding sequence GTGGCGAATGACGAACGGGGAGCGGTAATGCGGCGGGTGATGGCGATGCGGGTGCTGACGATGGGGCTGTCGGTGCAGGCGATGGCGGGATGCGGGGGTGATGCGCCTCGCGAGGCGGGAAAGGCGGCGACGGCCGCGAGCGCGGATTCGGCGGCGGCCCGTCCCGCGGATGCGGCGGATTCCGCGACGGCGGCGGCATCGCGCCTGCCGCGGGGGCCGTACACGCCGGACAGCATGGGGCGCGTGCCCGTCTTTGAATACCACGTCATCCGCGCCGGCCCCACTGAGTTCCACCATCCGCCCGAGGCCCTGCGCCGCGACCTGCAGGTGCTGTACGACGCCGGTTATCGCCCCGTCACCGTCGCGGAAATGCACGACCGCCGCATCGACCAGGTGCTCCCCGCCGGCTATCGTGCCTTTGCCGCCGTGTTCGATGACGCCGATCCTACGCAGTTCAGCTACGTGGAATCCGCCGACGGAACGCTGTCCATCGACCCCAACAGCGCCGTGGGGATCTGGACGGAGTTCACCCGCACGCACCCGGGATGGCGCAACGCCGCCACCTTCTGCGTCCTGAGCGCGGGCGACGCGGGCGGCGCCTTCTTCGGCCGCGGCGGCATCAAGGGGCAGAAGACGGAATGGCGCTATCCCAAGATGAAGTTTCTGGCCCAGCAGGGCTTTGAAATCTGCAACCACACCGTCTGGCACGCGCGCCTCGACAAGTACTCCGACGCGTACGTGCAGGAGCAGATCGCGCGGCTGCAGATGGCCGTGGACAGCGCGGTTCCCGGCTACCGCGTGCGCACCCTGGCGCTGCCGCTGGGCATATGGCCAAAGACGCGGCCGCTGGCGTGGGCGGGCTCGTGGCGCGATCCCCGCACGGGGCAGACGGTGCGGTACGCGCACGACGCCGTGCTGGAGGTGTCGGGCGGGCCCAGCGTGAGCCCGCGCGATCCGGCGTACGACGGGCACAGCATCGACCGCGTGATCGCGCACCGCGACGTGGTGGAGCGGACGGTGCGGCGGCTGGAACCGGACGGCGCGTACGTTTCGGCGGGGGCGGGACGATGA
- the moeB gene encoding molybdopterin-synthase adenylyltransferase MoeB, producing MTDDTLPTLGADETLRYSRHLILPEVGPAGQRRLKAARVLLIGAGGLGSPAALYLAAAGVGTLGIVDFDTVDESNLQRQIIHGTADVGRTKLDSATDRIIGINPHVRVEPHSVRLESANARQIIRGYDVVIDGSDNFPTRYLVNDACVLEGKPCVYGSILRWDGQASVFWAQRGPCYRCLFPEPPPPGSVPSCAEAGVFGVLPGIIGSVQALEALKLILDTGEPLIGRLLLFDALRMRFREMRLRRDPACPVCGDNPTVRELIDYERFCGIHPPGAPTDNEMIPEITPTELKQRLDRGDRLTIIDVREPMEWDIGNLEPQGARLIPLAQVPERLDEISPDEEIVLQCRSGARSGQALQYLQAQGYERVLNLRGGILAWSDEVDPTIPKY from the coding sequence ATGACCGACGACACGCTTCCCACGCTGGGCGCGGACGAGACGCTGCGCTACAGCCGGCACCTGATCCTGCCCGAAGTGGGCCCCGCGGGACAGCGGCGCCTCAAGGCCGCGCGCGTTCTGCTCATCGGCGCGGGGGGGCTGGGGTCGCCCGCCGCGCTGTACCTGGCGGCGGCCGGCGTGGGCACGCTGGGGATCGTGGACTTCGACACGGTCGACGAATCCAACCTTCAGCGGCAGATCATCCACGGCACGGCGGACGTGGGGCGCACCAAGCTGGATTCCGCCACGGACCGCATCATCGGCATCAATCCCCACGTGCGCGTGGAGCCGCATTCCGTGCGGCTGGAGTCGGCAAACGCGCGGCAGATCATCCGCGGCTACGATGTCGTCATCGACGGAAGCGACAACTTTCCCACCCGCTACCTGGTGAACGACGCCTGCGTGCTGGAGGGAAAGCCGTGCGTCTACGGCTCCATTCTGCGCTGGGACGGGCAGGCGTCCGTGTTCTGGGCGCAGCGCGGGCCGTGCTACCGCTGCCTGTTTCCCGAGCCGCCGCCGCCGGGCTCGGTGCCGTCGTGCGCGGAGGCCGGCGTGTTCGGCGTGCTGCCTGGCATCATCGGCAGCGTGCAGGCGCTGGAGGCGCTGAAGCTGATTCTGGACACGGGCGAGCCGCTCATCGGCAGGCTCTTGCTGTTCGACGCGCTGCGGATGAGGTTCAGGGAGATGCGGCTGCGGCGCGACCCGGCCTGCCCCGTGTGCGGCGACAATCCCACCGTTCGCGAACTGATCGACTACGAGCGCTTCTGCGGAATCCATCCGCCGGGCGCGCCAACGGATAACGAGATGATCCCGGAAATCACCCCGACGGAACTCAAGCAGCGGCTGGACCGCGGCGACCGCCTGACCATCATCGACGTGCGCGAGCCGATGGAGTGGGACATCGGCAACCTGGAGCCGCAGGGCGCGCGGCTCATCCCCCTGGCGCAGGTGCCCGAGCGGCTGGACGAGATTTCGCCCGACGAGGAGATCGTGCTGCAGTGCCGCTCCGGCGCGCGCAGCGGCCAGGCGCTGCAGTACCTTCAGGCGCAGGGCTACGAGCGCGTGCTGAACCTCAGGGGCGGCATTCTGGCCTGGTCCGACGAGGTCGATCCCACCATCCCCAAGTACTGA
- a CDS encoding threo-3-hydroxy-L-aspartate ammonia-lyase, giving the protein MSENPILPTAADVHAAAERLRGNAHRTPVMTSRTLNERFGAEFFFKCENLQRGGSFKFRGAFNSVSALTASQRALGVLTYSSGNHAQAVALTGRILGVRTAIVMPDDAPQSKIEGTRGYGGEVILYDKHKETREEIAITLQAERGMTLLPPYDHAGVIAGQGTAALELLHDVAGLTVMMTPCGGGGLLSGTALAAKDAVPGIRVVGVEPELADDATRSFRTGTLQTVRNPPTIADGLRTPALGQLTFPLIRQNVSEMRTVSEEAIVEAMRFLWTRMKIVVEPSGAVPLAAVMSDPDAFRGERVGMVITGGNVDLANAFALLA; this is encoded by the coding sequence ATGTCCGAAAACCCGATCCTGCCCACCGCGGCCGACGTGCACGCCGCGGCGGAACGGCTGCGCGGCAACGCCCACCGCACGCCGGTGATGACGTCGCGCACGCTCAACGAGCGGTTCGGCGCGGAGTTCTTCTTCAAGTGCGAGAACCTGCAGCGCGGCGGATCGTTCAAGTTCCGCGGCGCGTTCAACTCCGTCTCGGCGCTCACGGCGTCGCAGCGGGCGCTGGGCGTGCTCACGTACTCGTCCGGCAACCACGCGCAGGCCGTGGCGCTCACGGGCCGCATCCTGGGCGTGCGGACGGCCATCGTGATGCCGGACGACGCGCCGCAGTCCAAGATCGAGGGGACGCGCGGCTACGGCGGCGAGGTGATTCTGTACGACAAGCACAAGGAAACGCGCGAGGAGATCGCCATCACCCTGCAGGCAGAGCGCGGAATGACGCTGCTGCCGCCGTACGACCACGCGGGGGTGATCGCCGGCCAGGGCACCGCCGCGCTGGAACTGCTGCACGACGTGGCGGGATTGACGGTGATGATGACGCCCTGCGGCGGCGGCGGGCTGCTGAGCGGAACGGCGCTGGCGGCAAAGGACGCGGTTCCCGGCATCCGCGTCGTCGGTGTGGAGCCGGAGCTGGCGGATGACGCCACGCGATCGTTCCGCACCGGCACGCTGCAGACGGTGCGCAATCCGCCGACGATCGCGGATGGGCTGCGCACGCCGGCGCTGGGACAGCTCACCTTTCCGCTGATCCGCCAGAACGTGAGCGAGATGCGCACGGTGTCGGAAGAGGCGATCGTGGAGGCGATGCGGTTCTTGTGGACGCGGATGAAGATCGTGGTGGAGCCCTCCGGCGCCGTTCCGCTGGCCGCCGTCATGAGCGACCCGGACGCGTTCCGCGGCGAGCGCGTGGGGATGGTGATTACCGGCGGCAACGTGGACCTGGCCAACGCATTCGCGCTGCTGGCATAG
- a CDS encoding YfbK domain-containing protein has protein sequence MVRNIVRALPVLLLLLLAPVLARAQEPAVITGRVTNTAGQPEAGVLVRIEALNVGAMTAADGAYRLTIPGARIRGTMSVNITASRVGMTSVRRPLNVTAGAQLTQDFVLAPQVLMLEELVVTGHATPASRARVPFSVSAVAVENIPVSAGGVIQGKVAGARIADAPMNTEEYNHIQENVFLAAARDPLSTFSIDVDRASYSNVRRFIRDGQAPPADAVRIEEMVNYFTYAYPAPRGEHPFGVVTEVGDCPWNRRHQLVQVALQGRMPETRNLPPSNLVFLVDVSGSMSSPDKLPLVQESLRLLVGELTARDRIALVVYAGAAGLVLDATPGDRKDVILAAIDRLSAGGSTAGAAGIQLAYDVARRNHMPGGNNRVILASDGDFNVGVSSEGELVRLIEEKRDQGTFLTVLGFGRGNLADARMEQLADKGNGNYAYVDEIAEARRVLVSERAGTLFTLAKDVKLQVEFNPARVYAYRLIGYENRMLAAQDFNDDRKDAGEMGAGHTVTALYEIVPVGADSDVQMGGVDSLRYQRVGMEPVGRFGREMMNVKVRYKLPDGEQSRLLSHAVQARDGGARSSENFRFAAAVAEFGMLLRTSEHRGRSSVDDVLRLARGATGPDADGYRTEFVRMVEAYAALPRRPSAASGGDGDR, from the coding sequence ATGGTGCGAAACATCGTTCGTGCGTTGCCCGTGCTGCTGTTGCTGCTGCTTGCGCCCGTGCTGGCCCGGGCGCAGGAACCCGCGGTCATCACGGGCAGGGTGACCAACACCGCGGGCCAGCCTGAGGCCGGCGTGCTCGTCCGCATCGAAGCACTGAACGTGGGTGCCATGACGGCGGCGGATGGGGCGTACCGGCTCACCATTCCCGGTGCCCGCATCCGCGGAACCATGAGCGTGAACATCACCGCGTCGCGCGTCGGGATGACATCCGTGAGGCGCCCCTTGAATGTCACGGCGGGCGCACAGCTGACGCAGGACTTCGTGCTGGCGCCGCAGGTTCTGATGCTGGAGGAACTGGTGGTCACGGGACACGCCACCCCGGCGTCGCGTGCCCGGGTGCCGTTCTCGGTATCGGCTGTGGCGGTGGAAAACATCCCCGTGTCCGCGGGTGGCGTGATCCAGGGCAAGGTGGCGGGCGCCCGCATCGCCGACGCGCCCATGAACACCGAGGAGTACAACCACATCCAGGAGAACGTCTTTCTGGCCGCCGCGCGCGACCCGCTGTCGACGTTTTCCATCGACGTGGACCGCGCGTCGTACAGCAACGTGCGCCGCTTCATCCGCGACGGGCAGGCGCCGCCCGCCGATGCCGTGCGGATCGAGGAAATGGTGAACTACTTCACCTACGCGTACCCGGCGCCGCGCGGCGAGCATCCATTCGGCGTGGTGACCGAGGTGGGCGACTGCCCGTGGAACCGGCGCCACCAGCTGGTGCAGGTGGCGCTGCAGGGCCGCATGCCCGAGACGCGCAACCTGCCGCCCAGCAACCTGGTGTTTCTGGTGGATGTGTCCGGCTCCATGAGCTCGCCCGACAAGCTGCCCCTGGTGCAGGAGTCGCTGCGCCTGCTGGTGGGCGAGCTGACGGCGCGGGACCGCATTGCGCTGGTGGTGTACGCGGGCGCGGCCGGACTGGTGCTCGACGCCACGCCCGGCGACCGCAAGGACGTGATCCTGGCCGCCATCGACCGGCTGAGCGCGGGCGGCAGCACGGCCGGCGCGGCGGGGATTCAGCTGGCGTACGACGTGGCGCGCCGCAACCACATGCCGGGCGGCAACAACCGCGTCATCCTGGCCTCGGACGGCGACTTCAACGTGGGCGTCAGCAGCGAGGGCGAGCTGGTGCGGCTGATCGAAGAAAAGCGCGATCAGGGGACGTTTCTGACGGTACTGGGCTTCGGGCGGGGCAACCTGGCCGACGCGCGCATGGAGCAGCTGGCGGACAAGGGGAACGGCAACTACGCCTATGTGGATGAGATCGCCGAGGCGCGCCGCGTCCTGGTGAGCGAGCGGGCGGGGACGCTGTTTACGCTGGCCAAGGACGTGAAGCTGCAGGTGGAGTTCAACCCGGCGCGGGTGTACGCGTACCGGCTGATCGGATACGAAAACCGCATGCTGGCGGCGCAGGACTTCAACGACGACCGCAAGGACGCGGGCGAGATGGGCGCCGGGCACACGGTGACGGCATTGTACGAGATCGTTCCCGTGGGCGCGGACAGCGACGTGCAAATGGGCGGGGTGGATTCGCTGCGCTACCAGCGGGTGGGGATGGAGCCCGTGGGCCGCTTCGGGCGGGAGATGATGAACGTCAAGGTGCGCTACAAGCTGCCGGACGGGGAGCAGAGCCGGCTGCTGTCGCACGCGGTGCAGGCGCGGGACGGCGGAGCCCGGTCGTCGGAGAACTTCCGTTTCGCCGCGGCCGTGGCGGAATTCGGAATGCTGCTGCGCACGTCGGAGCACCGCGGGCGCAGCAGCGTGGATGATGTGCTGCGGCTGGCCCGCGGCGCCACCGGCCCGGACGCGGACGGCTACCGCACCGAGTTCGTGCGGATGGTTGAGGCCTATGCCGCGCTCCCCCGCAGGCCGTCCGCGGCGAGCGGCGGGGATGGTGACCGGTAG
- a CDS encoding BlaI/MecI/CopY family transcriptional regulator, which produces MPKSTSNGSDLSRRERQIMDVVYRLGKASVNDVLDRIPEPPSYSAVRALMRILEEKGHLKHEQDGPRYLYLPTVPRESARVNALSHMVRTFFGGSTEAAVAALLDESQSRISDAELDRIASMIDQARTQGR; this is translated from the coding sequence ATGCCCAAAAGCACCAGCAACGGCTCCGACCTGAGCCGCCGGGAGCGCCAGATCATGGACGTGGTGTATCGCCTGGGAAAGGCGAGCGTCAACGACGTCCTGGACCGCATTCCCGAACCGCCCAGCTACTCCGCCGTGCGCGCCCTGATGCGCATTCTGGAGGAAAAGGGGCACCTGAAACACGAGCAGGACGGTCCCCGTTACCTGTACCTTCCCACCGTTCCCCGCGAGTCCGCGCGGGTCAACGCGCTGTCGCACATGGTGCGCACCTTCTTTGGCGGATCCACCGAGGCGGCCGTAGCCGCGCTGCTGGACGAGTCGCAGAGCCGCATCAGCGACGCCGAACTGGACCGCATCGCATCCATGATCGACCAGGCGCGCACCCAGGGCCGGTAG
- a CDS encoding M56 family metallopeptidase codes for MSIPLPASADAPWLASAVWLVARGTVLLAAAALLASALRGRSAASRHLVWALGLGGMLVLPALTLAVPHWEVPFVSVDAERFGASAGAGAAGGLSWGAVALAVWMTGALLVLARTAVGMLAVHAMGRRSTRVTDGVWNDRLNAARAELGLRERVRLLRAPGAAMPMTWGILRPTVLIPAQADAWSPERARAVLLHELAHVARRDCLWQTVAGLGCAAYWFHPGAWWAARRMREEREQACDDRVLAAGTRASEYAGHLLEVARAFRPGRLAAAAAVGMAGRSQLEGRVIAVLDGARARGAVGARAALLCCAMAALALFPLAAASPSIQQPRVLAEQPVAPRSPAAAPPRTAVPEAAAGTRVAVAPQPAPVRKREPVRATAPRRAPAPDDAAARVAAASPELFTGDEATIAALMRAARDVDPQVRRSAVWALGQMDDGLVVSPLLRSMSDRDPRVRSTAATAIGEYATRQRLTGIAARPVPTGTGNDIQPPRTGRSDLQPPRRDLGQRILAGLTAEVDTLPSSSIGASPDTEM; via the coding sequence ATGAGCATTCCCCTTCCCGCCTCCGCCGACGCGCCGTGGCTCGCCTCCGCCGTGTGGCTGGTGGCGCGCGGCACGGTGCTGCTGGCCGCCGCCGCGCTGCTGGCCTCCGCGCTGCGCGGACGATCCGCCGCGTCGCGGCACCTGGTGTGGGCGCTGGGACTGGGCGGAATGCTGGTGCTTCCCGCGCTCACGCTGGCGGTGCCGCACTGGGAAGTGCCGTTCGTTTCGGTGGATGCGGAGCGGTTCGGCGCCTCCGCGGGCGCGGGCGCGGCGGGCGGCCTCTCGTGGGGCGCCGTGGCGCTGGCCGTGTGGATGACGGGCGCGCTGCTGGTTCTGGCGCGCACGGCCGTGGGGATGCTGGCCGTACACGCCATGGGCCGCCGGTCCACCCGGGTGACGGACGGCGTGTGGAACGACCGCCTGAACGCCGCCCGCGCGGAACTGGGCCTGCGCGAGCGCGTGCGCCTGCTGCGGGCGCCCGGCGCCGCCATGCCGATGACATGGGGCATTCTGCGCCCCACGGTGCTCATTCCCGCGCAGGCGGATGCGTGGTCGCCGGAGCGCGCCCGCGCCGTGCTGCTGCACGAGCTTGCGCACGTGGCGCGGCGCGACTGCCTGTGGCAGACGGTGGCCGGGCTGGGCTGCGCGGCGTACTGGTTTCACCCGGGCGCGTGGTGGGCCGCGCGCCGCATGCGCGAGGAGCGCGAGCAGGCCTGCGACGACCGCGTGCTCGCCGCCGGCACCCGTGCCTCGGAGTACGCCGGGCACCTGCTGGAGGTGGCGCGTGCCTTTCGCCCGGGCCGCCTGGCCGCCGCCGCCGCGGTGGGGATGGCCGGCCGCTCGCAGCTGGAAGGCCGCGTAATCGCCGTCCTCGACGGCGCGCGCGCTCGCGGAGCCGTGGGTGCGCGCGCGGCGCTCCTCTGCTGCGCGATGGCGGCCCTGGCGCTCTTTCCGCTGGCGGCCGCGTCCCCGTCCATCCAGCAGCCTCGCGTGCTGGCGGAACAGCCGGTCGCGCCGCGCAGTCCGGCCGCCGCGCCGCCGCGGACCGCCGTTCCCGAAGCGGCGGCCGGGACGCGCGTGGCCGTGGCGCCGCAGCCCGCCCCCGTGCGGAAACGCGAGCCGGTGCGCGCCACCGCTCCCCGCCGCGCGCCCGCGCCGGACGACGCCGCCGCGCGGGTGGCCGCTGCCAGCCCGGAGCTGTTCACGGGCGACGAGGCGACCATCGCCGCGCTGATGCGGGCCGCGCGCGACGTGGATCCGCAGGTGCGGCGCAGCGCCGTGTGGGCGCTGGGGCAGATGGATGACGGGCTGGTGGTCTCGCCGCTGCTGCGGTCCATGTCGGACCGCGACCCGCGCGTCCGCAGCACCGCGGCCACGGCCATCGGCGAGTACGCCACGCGCCAGCGGCTGACGGGGATCGCCGCGCGCCCGGTTCCCACCGGCACCGGCAACGACATTCAGCCGCCGCGCACGGGGCGCTCGGACCTGCAGCCGCCGCGCCGCGACCTGGGCCAGCGCATCCTGGCCGGCCTCACCGCCGAGGTCGACACCCTCCCCTCCAGCTCCATCGGCGCCTCGCCCGATACGGAGATGTAG
- a CDS encoding helix-turn-helix domain-containing protein yields MPVIELDAYVLDTLMLDLVGHDHQPSAFLVYLFLWRRTRGEGVEEAAISLRAIAEGTGLSRRGVQDALAHLSARQLIDSARESITAVPLYRVHRPWARAVAGGGA; encoded by the coding sequence GTGCCGGTGATCGAACTGGACGCGTACGTGCTCGATACGCTGATGCTGGATCTGGTCGGGCACGATCACCAGCCGTCGGCGTTCCTCGTCTACCTCTTTCTGTGGCGCCGGACGCGCGGCGAGGGCGTGGAGGAGGCCGCAATCAGCCTGCGCGCGATCGCCGAAGGCACCGGCCTGTCCCGGCGCGGCGTGCAGGACGCGCTGGCGCACCTGTCGGCGCGGCAGTTGATCGACAGTGCGCGGGAATCCATCACCGCCGTCCCGCTATACCGCGTGCACCGGCCGTGGGCGCGCGCCGTCGCTGGCGGTGGCGCCTGA
- a CDS encoding VOC family protein — protein MIKAVKFVSVYVTDQDAALDFYTQKLGFTIVTDQPMGPGARWIELRIPGADTGVVIAKPMMAGQTVGGFQSFAFTADDVQKTYDELVSRGVAFEAPPKAEAWGTSAKFTDPDGNLFLISSR, from the coding sequence ATGATCAAGGCCGTGAAGTTCGTCAGCGTGTACGTGACCGACCAGGACGCCGCGCTGGATTTCTACACGCAGAAGCTCGGGTTCACCATCGTCACCGACCAGCCGATGGGCCCCGGCGCGCGCTGGATCGAGCTGCGCATCCCCGGCGCGGACACGGGCGTCGTTATCGCGAAGCCGATGATGGCGGGGCAGACAGTCGGCGGATTTCAATCCTTTGCTTTTACAGCCGACGACGTGCAGAAGACGTACGACGAACTGGTCTCGCGCGGCGTGGCGTTCGAGGCGCCGCCCAAGGCCGAGGCGTGGGGCACGAGCGCGAAGTTTACGGACCCTGACGGCAACCTGTTCCTGATCTCCAGCCGCTAA
- the ettA gene encoding energy-dependent translational throttle protein EttA has product MSNTDTSRFIYVMKELRKVVPPNREILKGIWLSFYPGAKIGVVGSNGSGKSSLLRIMAGVDKDFNGEAWAAEGTRIGYLAQEPELDTALDVRGNVEEAVKAQRGVLSRFEEVNMAFAEPDADYDALLDEQARLQDAIDAGNLWELDRKIEIAMEALRLPAPDARVDNLSGGEKRRVALCKVLLEEPDILLLDEPTNHLDAESVAWLEHHLAAFTGTIVAITHDRYFLDNVAEWILELDRGEGIPWKGNYTSWLEQKQERMRKEEKQSSSRQQTLERELEWVRMAPRARQAKSKARLQSYEQLLNADQRERTSTAEIIIPAGPRLGDDVVIADNVSKAFGDRLLFENMNFRLPRGGIVGVIGPNGAGKTTLFRMITGKEDPDAGALKVGSTVKLAYVDQSRDTLDGEKTVWQEISAGAEQLELGRLKVNSRAYCGWFNFKGSDQQKMVKTLSGGERNRVHMAKVLKEGGNLILLDEPSNDLDVDTLRALEEALLDFAGCAVVISHDRWFLDRIATHILAFEGESQVVWFEGNYQDYEADKKRRLGAAADIPHRIKYKKLVRA; this is encoded by the coding sequence ATGAGCAATACAGATACGTCGCGCTTCATCTACGTCATGAAGGAACTGCGGAAGGTGGTTCCCCCCAACCGCGAGATCCTCAAGGGCATCTGGCTGTCGTTCTACCCCGGCGCCAAGATCGGCGTCGTGGGCAGCAACGGCAGCGGCAAGAGCTCGCTGCTGCGCATCATGGCCGGGGTGGACAAGGACTTCAACGGCGAGGCGTGGGCGGCCGAAGGCACCCGCATCGGCTACCTGGCCCAGGAGCCGGAGCTGGATACCGCGCTCGACGTGCGCGGCAACGTGGAAGAGGCCGTCAAGGCGCAGCGCGGTGTGCTGAGCCGCTTTGAGGAGGTCAACATGGCCTTCGCCGAGCCCGACGCCGACTACGACGCGCTGCTGGACGAGCAGGCCCGCCTGCAGGACGCCATCGACGCAGGCAACCTGTGGGAGCTGGACCGCAAGATCGAAATCGCCATGGAGGCGCTGCGCCTGCCGGCCCCCGACGCGCGCGTCGACAACCTGTCCGGCGGTGAAAAGCGCCGCGTCGCGCTCTGCAAGGTGCTGCTGGAAGAGCCCGACATCCTGCTGCTGGACGAGCCCACCAACCACCTGGACGCCGAATCCGTGGCGTGGCTGGAGCACCACCTGGCCGCGTTCACGGGCACCATCGTCGCCATCACCCACGACCGCTACTTCCTGGACAACGTGGCGGAGTGGATTCTGGAACTGGACCGCGGCGAGGGCATTCCCTGGAAGGGCAACTACACGAGCTGGCTGGAGCAGAAGCAGGAGCGCATGCGCAAGGAGGAGAAGCAGTCCTCCAGCCGCCAGCAGACGCTGGAGCGCGAGCTGGAGTGGGTGCGCATGGCGCCCCGCGCGCGGCAGGCCAAGAGCAAGGCCCGTCTGCAGAGCTACGAGCAGCTGCTGAACGCCGACCAGCGCGAGCGCACCTCCACTGCCGAAATCATCATCCCCGCCGGGCCGCGCCTGGGCGATGACGTGGTGATCGCCGACAACGTCAGCAAGGCCTTCGGCGACCGGCTGCTGTTCGAGAACATGAACTTCCGGCTTCCGCGCGGCGGCATCGTGGGCGTGATCGGGCCCAACGGCGCGGGCAAGACCACGCTGTTCCGCATGATCACCGGCAAGGAAGACCCGGACGCCGGCGCACTCAAGGTGGGGTCGACCGTGAAGCTGGCGTACGTGGACCAGAGCCGCGACACGCTGGACGGCGAAAAGACGGTATGGCAGGAGATCAGCGCCGGCGCCGAGCAGCTTGAACTCGGCCGGTTGAAGGTGAACAGCCGCGCGTACTGCGGATGGTTCAACTTCAAGGGATCTGACCAGCAGAAGATGGTGAAGACGCTTTCCGGCGGCGAGCGCAACCGGGTGCACATGGCCAAGGTGCTCAAGGAGGGCGGCAACCTGATCCTGCTGGACGAACCCAGCAACGACCTGGACGTCGACACGCTGCGCGCGCTGGAAGAGGCGCTGCTGGACTTTGCGGGCTGCGCCGTGGTCATCAGCCACGATCGGTGGTTCCTGGACCGCATCGCCACGCACATTCTGGCGTTCGAGGGGGAGAGCCAGGTGGTGTGGTTCGAGGGCAACTACCAGGACTACGAGGCCGACAAGAAGCGACGCCTCGGCGCCGCCGCCGACATCCCGCACCGCATCAAGTACAAGAAGCTCGTGCGTGCGTGA
- a CDS encoding pinensin family lanthipeptide, translated as MRKLKLEIDDLAVESFTPSVGEGEAGTVRANITAYYELCHADQTAEATCTCEPTCNAQTCYNCSAACGSARCTGGCNTTHELQTIVLTNCDLCFP; from the coding sequence ATGCGAAAGCTGAAGCTGGAAATCGACGATCTCGCGGTGGAATCCTTCACACCGTCGGTCGGGGAGGGCGAGGCGGGAACGGTGCGCGCCAACATCACCGCGTACTACGAACTCTGCCACGCAGACCAGACCGCCGAAGCAACCTGTACCTGCGAACCCACCTGCAACGCGCAGACGTGCTACAACTGCAGCGCGGCCTGCGGTTCGGCGCGGTGCACGGGCGGATGCAACACCACCCACGAACTGCAGACCATCGTGCTCACCAACTGCGATCTCTGCTTTCCCTGA
- a CDS encoding pinensin family lanthipeptide has translation MRKLKLEIDDLAVESFTPAVGEGEAGTVRANITAYYELCHADQTAEATCTCEPTCNAQTCYNCSAACGTANCGTNDPRICERQSFPMTNCEYC, from the coding sequence ATGCGGAAGCTGAAGCTGGAAATCGACGATCTCGCGGTAGAATCGTTCACGCCGGCGGTCGGGGAGGGCGAGGCGGGAACCGTGCGCGCCAACATCACCGCGTACTACGAACTCTGCCACGCAGACCAGACCGCCGAAGCAACCTGTACCTGCGAGCCTACCTGCAACGCGCAGACGTGCTACAACTGCAGCGCGGCATGCGGCACGGCGAACTGCGGCACCAATGATCCGCGCATCTGCGAACGCCAGTCGTTCCCCATGACGAACTGCGAGTACTGCTGA